The Oncorhynchus nerka isolate Pitt River linkage group LG12, Oner_Uvic_2.0, whole genome shotgun sequence genome includes a region encoding these proteins:
- the LOC115120828 gene encoding uncharacterized protein LOC115120828: MLPGNSFHGSTGQSSSSPYTVTVNQTTYQPGDTIQVTLSGTFTYKGFLLEAHEEGQNKAVGTFSLGSGTGIVLVPCNGIAASGVSQSNNQPRSSITVTWTAPSSSSLGNIIVKSTFMQTSSVFWIAVPSVTVNRLSLAGTTTRAQTTTTTAPPTTTTDPTTTTTDPTTTTTDPTTTTTDPTTTTTAPPTTTTDPTTTTTDPTTTTTDPTTTTTAPPTTTTDPTTTTTDPTTTTTDPTTTTTDPTTTTTDLTTTTTIAQLNLQPQQPLLLLQQLQLPLQQLQLLTQHLLDLSQTALNSTTMTPTATSATPSPTPMPPTATSATPSPTPLTPNSSTTPTTATATTPLRLTSLRERKRYSRPMGCDVRDDPRKCTYISVTTYPPFIVEISAPADTPKGYLGIITEMLTNQIKFESVIVVYESGTFTVQNAFYNGATFINKTLVEVTDKELAYDPYIKILQLNFIIPDNLTPLLLKTLTLTPRCVIDTGLQKVFFVRGSVGDNGDLGSPSITFLTGLSSQVSSSCRKPLFHGLLMTLVCWNLFNLLP; encoded by the exons ATGTTACCTGGTAATAGTTTTCATGGCAGCACAGGGCAGAGCTCTTCCTCACCATACACTGTCACTGTCAACCAGACCACCTACCAGCCAGGAGACACCATCCAAG tgaCTCTGTCAGGAACCTTCACCTATAAAGGGTTTCTTCTGGAGGCCCATGAGGAAGGACAGAACAAGGCTGTGGGAACGTTCTCTCTCGGCAGTGGAACTGGGATCGTTCTTGTGCCTTGCAATGGGATCGCA GCCTCTGGGGTGAGTCAAAGCAACAATCAACCTAGATCATCAATAACAGTCACCTGGACAGCACCATCCTCATCCTCATTGGGCAACATCATAGTCAA GTCAACCTTTATGCAGACCTCCAGTGTATTTTGGATTGCAGTGCCTAGTGTGACTGTAAACCGACTGTCCTTAGCTGGCACCACAACAAGAGctcaaacaacaacaactacagctcctcctacaacaactactgatcctactacaacaactactgatcctactacaacaactactgatcctactacaacaactactgatcctacaacaacaactacagctcctcctacaacaactactgatcctactacaacaactactgatcctactacaacaactactgatcctactacaacaactacagctcctcctacaacaactactgatcctactacaacaactactgatcctactacaacaactactgatcctactacaacaactactgatcctactacaacaactactgatcttactacaacaacaactattgCTCAACTAAATCTCCAACCACAACAACCactgctcctactacaacaactacagctcccactacaacaactacagctcctaacACAACATCTACTGGACCTATCCCAAACAGCTCTGAACAGCACAACTATGACTCCTACTGCTACATCTGCTACTCCAAGTCCTACTCCTATGCCTCCTACTGCTACATCTGCTACTCCTAGTCCTACTCCTCTGACTCCTAATTCGTCAACAACTccaactactgctactgctacaacTCCTCTTAGACTTACG AGTTTGAGAGAAAGAAAGCGCTACTCTAGACCAATGGGCTGCGATGTTAGAGATGACCCCAGGAAATGCACCTACATCTCTGTCACAACCTACCCTCCTTTCATAGTGGAGATTAGTGCACCTGCAGACACACCTAAGGGGTACCTGGGAATCATCACTGAAATGCTAACTAATCAAATCAAG TTTGAATCAGTGATTGTGGTGTACGAAAGTGGAACATTTACTGTTCAAAACGCCTTTTACAATGGAGCCACATTTATCAACAAAACACTA GTGGAGGTAACGGACAAAGAACTTGCTTATGATCCTTATATAAAAATACTTCAATTGAACTTCATCATCCCTGATAATTTGACTCCACTTTTGCTCAAAACCTTGACCCTAACACCCAGATGTGTAATAGATACTGGTCTTCAAAAAGTGTTCTTTGTCCGAGGATCTGTTGGGGATAATG GTGATCTTGGCTCTCCCTCCATCACATTTTTGACAGGCCTCTCCAGTCAGGTTTCATCAAGCTGTAGGAAACCCCTTTTTCACG GCCTGTTGATGACGTTGGTCTGTTGGAACCTCTTCAACCTTCTGCCTTAA